The DNA sequence TAGAACGACTTGGGCTCGAGCCGATCGTCGTAGTGCGATTCGAGGTCGGACTTCAGCTGCTGGCCGCGCATCTCGCCGCCGGCCGCGAGCAGGACGCAGATGTCGCGTCGCCGGCCGCTCCGGAGCCACTTCGCCATGGGTCGACGTCCGCACGGCACCCGCTCGAAGGTTCCGGTTCCGACCGCGTCGGGCAGCCGATCGTCAGACGAGGAACCGACGTACCCGATCGATCGCCGCCCACGCGAGACCCCCGGCGATCGCCACGGCGAGCAGGAGTCGGGCCCCGAGTTCGAGGCGGGCGGTGCCGTCCGGCCGCAGTTCGTGGCGGAAGAGCACCCAGCCGTCGCCGCCGACGACCACGTCCCCGGTGCCGACGGCGAGGGCGTGAAAGACCAGCGCGCCCAGCGTCGCCGTACCCAGGACGAGGGTGCCGACGGTCCCAGTAACGATCGACGCGAGCGCGTCCCAGCGGGGGCCGCGATCGCCGGCCGCGTCGGGAGCGCCGTAGATGGCGATCCCCTGTGCGTCGGCGCGGGGAAGTTCGGCAACCCGGACGGTCGCCGGATACCGGGCCAGCGCGGCGGCCATGCGGAGGTCGCCCACCGATCCGGCGGCGTTCGCCGCGAGGACGACGACGAGGAGCGTGGACGAGAGGATCGCCATCGCGGCGATCCCGGCGGCCGTGATGCAGACGAACGGGGCGAGCAGGGCGACGAGCAGCTGGTTTCGCGTGTAGCTCGTCCCGCCCGTCGCGGCGTAGGCGTACGGCAGGAGGAACGTCGAGACCCCGACCCCGAAGGAGGGCGTCCCACCGTACCGGGCCATGAACAGGCCGTGGAGGAGTTCGTGCAGGACGACGACGAGCGCAACCAGGGCGAGCGCGACGACGAGCCGATCGAGGACCGCCGAGGGCGCGACCGCGGGGACCACGACCGGTTCGAACGGCTCGCCGCGGATCGCCCCGCGAAGCCGGCCGAACGCGTACGCGAAGCCGAAGAACGCGACCACCGAGACGGCGATCGTCCGGGCTGCGATCGACCGCGTGGGGCGAAAGGTCGCGATCGGCCGCGGCTCCGGTGCCGCGTCGGACTCCGTCGCTGTCACGCCAGACACTCTCGAGGGTTCGGAAAAAGTCGTATCGGTGTCGGTCGATCCGTCCGGCCCCGCCCCGGCCGCTGGTCGCCCGTCGCGTTCCCGGCTGCCGAAACCGACAGCTTCCCGGTGTTCGATTCCGGACTGTCTGTCATGAGCGACGACCAGACCGCTGAGGCGAACGGGATCCGGGCGACCTACGAGGAGACGGCGACGGAGCGGCTCCTCGAGTTCCGATCGACCGACGAGTCGACGCGTGCCAGCGGGACCGCCGCGATCGCCCAGAACGTCGAGGGCTACGCGATGCTGAAGGTTCGCCCGACCGCGGACGGCGACGAACTCGAGCGCTACTACGGGTTCGACATGGCGCTCGATCATGCCGGCGAGTTGCTGGGAGTCTCGCCGCACGACCTCCCGGTGCCGCCGGCCGCCGAAGATATGGGGATGTGACGTCGCCGCGCCTCGAGCGAAACCGGGAGGATCGTCCGGGTCATCACGCGACGATCGCGTACGTGAGCAAGAAGCCGAAGTACAGCAGGACGATGCCGCCGAGGACCTGGAGGCGGAAGCGTCGCATCGCGGTGCGCTCCTCGCGGACGGCCCGTTCGAAGGCGGCGCGCTCGCGATCGGCGAGCCGATCTGGGTGCGTGCGGCCGCAGTGGAGCCGTCGCAGGCGACGGTCCCGGAACGGCTGCCCGCAGTACGGACACCGCTCGGCCGGTTCGGAACCAGGGTCCGTCGTCGGGACCGGGGAAGACGCTGTTGGGGCAGTCTCGGGATCACCCATCGACACGGTACCCTGACGAACGGGAACCGCAACTATGTGTGTTGGGGCGACGGTCGCTCGCTGCGAGACGGCCCCGTCGATTGGATCTCGCCGCGAGACAGGCCGCCGACGGGGGCCAAAAGCGAGACGAATAAATAGCCGGAGCCGAAGAATCCAGACGAGAACAGCCGTGACAACCGAGTCGTTCCCCCGTCCGATCGGCACGCACCGACGGTTTTCAGCGCTGCTCGCGACGACCGCGATCGGCGTCTACCTCCTGTTGATCGTGGGGGCGACGACGTCGCTGACGAACGCGGCGTCTGCGTGTTCGACGTGGCCGACCTGTCACGCGCCGACCGATCCGCTCAGCCAGACGGAACTCGCGATCGCGTGGGGCCACCGGATCACCGCCGTCCTCGTCGGCCTGCTGGTCGCGGCGACGGCGTTCACCGCCGCGCTTGGCGACGTCTCCCGCCGCGTCCGGACGACCCTGCTCGCGGGGGCGTTCCTCTACGTCGTCCAGGTCGGCGTCGGTGCCGTGACGGCGACGGTCGGTCCCGCCGCGATCGCGCCGGGACTGCACCTCGCGCTCGGCCTCGTGATCTTCACGGCCGTCGTCCTCGCGCTCGCGTGGGATCTCGAACTCGAGACCGGTCAGGAGGACGACGTCATCGAACAGCCGGAGCCGATCGCGGAACCGGCCGATGCGGCGGCCGAGCGCAC is a window from the Halosolutus amylolyticus genome containing:
- a CDS encoding DUF3267 domain-containing protein, which translates into the protein MTATESDAAPEPRPIATFRPTRSIAARTIAVSVVAFFGFAYAFGRLRGAIRGEPFEPVVVPAVAPSAVLDRLVVALALVALVVVLHELLHGLFMARYGGTPSFGVGVSTFLLPYAYAATGGTSYTRNQLLVALLAPFVCITAAGIAAMAILSSTLLVVVLAANAAGSVGDLRMAAALARYPATVRVAELPRADAQGIAIYGAPDAAGDRGPRWDALASIVTGTVGTLVLGTATLGALVFHALAVGTGDVVVGGDGWVLFRHELRPDGTARLELGARLLLAVAIAGGLAWAAIDRVRRFLV
- a CDS encoding DUF7111 family protein encodes the protein MSDDQTAEANGIRATYEETATERLLEFRSTDESTRASGTAAIAQNVEGYAMLKVRPTADGDELERYYGFDMALDHAGELLGVSPHDLPVPPAAEDMGM